One Aegilops tauschii subsp. strangulata cultivar AL8/78 chromosome 7, Aet v6.0, whole genome shotgun sequence genomic window carries:
- the LOC109784980 gene encoding mitogen-activated protein kinase kinase SIPKK produces MKKPGKLALPSQDSTIGKFLTQSGTFKDGDLLVNKDGLRIVPQSEEGEAPPIKPLDNNHQLSIDDLDSIKVIGKGNSGTVQLVRHKWTGQFFALKVIQLNIQESIRKQMAQELKISLFTQCQYVVTCYQCFYVNGVISIALEYMDGGSLADFLKAVRTVPEAYLAAICKQVLKGLMYLHHEKRVIHRDLKPSNILINHRGEVKISDFGVSAIISSSSAQRDTFTGTFNYMAPERISGQKHGHLSDIWSLGLVMLECATGNFPYPPRESFYELLEAVVDQPSPSAPSDQFSPEFCSFISACIQKNAADRSSAQTLSVHPFLSMYDDLNIDLSDYFRTAGSPLATFKQIAL; encoded by the exons ATGAAGAAGCCGGGAAAGCTCGCGCTGCCCTCCCAGGACTCCACCATCGGCAAGTTCCT GACGCAGAGCGGGACGTTCAAGGATGGCGACCTGCTCGTCAACAAGGACGGCCTCCGCATCGTCCCGCAGAGCGAGGAAGGCGAG GCTCCTCCTATCAAGCCGTTGGATAATAATCATCAGTTGAGCATAGACGATCTAGATTCAATCAAAGTGATCGGGAAAGGTAATAGCGGAACCGTGCAGTTGGTGCGCCACAAATGGACTGGCCAGTTTTTTGCTCTCAAG GTTATACAGCTCAATATTCAGGAAAGCATACGCAAGCAGATGGCCCAGGAGTTGAAAATAAGCTTGTTTACACAGTGCCAGTATGTTGTCACATGCTATCAGTGTTTCTATGTCAATGGTGTTATTTCTATTGCTTTGGAGTATATGGATGGTGGCTCTCTCGCTGATTTCCTCAAGGCTGTTAGAACCGTTCCTGAGGCCTACCTTGCTGCAATTTGTAAGCAG GTGTTGAAAGGGCTGATGTACTTGCATCACGAGAAGCGCGTTATACACCGAGATCTGAAACCATCGAATATATTGATAAATCATAGGGGTGAAGTAAAGATATCAGATTTTGGTGTTAGTGCCATCATTTCTAGTTCTTCTGCACAGCGAGATACATTTACTGGCACATTTAACTACATGGCG CCTGAAAGAATCAGTGGGCAGAAACATGGTCATCTGAGTGATATCTGGAGCTTGGGCCTAGTTATGCTGGAATGTGCCACTGGCAATTTCCCATATCCTCCTCGTGAAAGCTTTTATGAACTTCTTGAAGCTGTTGTCGACCAACCATCACCTTCTGCACCATCAGACCAGTTTTCACCAGAGTTCTGTTCATTCATTTCTGCTTG TATCCAAAAAAATGCTGCAGATAGGTCATCTGCCCAAACCCTATCA GTTCATCCATTCCTGAGCATGTACGATGACCTGAATATCGATCTTTCTGACTACTTCAGGACCGCAGGATCACCGCTTGCCACCTTCAA GCAAATCGCGTTGTGA
- the LOC109784979 gene encoding uncharacterized protein isoform X1 — MADPYRSYLPSSSHDRVPLGGYPGYVLPEESSYYASKMAALRGVPNVPRVDVPLQSRAYGLDVPAGVSHPAYGLDVPAGVSHPAYGLDVPAGASHPAYGMDVPAGVNHPALVGLGALPAGARPRGPSPLEDPALVQRSSSLGKSVSIPEVERPKPVLIVDRPSEDESNILFVDGLPTDCTRREVAHLFRPFVGFKDLRLVHKEPRRSGDKAYALCFVEFSDAKCAGTAMEALQEYRFDERKLDGPFLKIQFARFPFRPPPAHEDRKRLSAR; from the exons ATGGCGGATCCCTACCGCTCGTACCTCCCGTCCTCCTCTCACGACAGAG TTCCACTGGGCGGTTATCCTGGGTACGTTCTACCTGAAGAATCATCCTATTATGCTTCAAAAATGGCTGCTCTGCGAGGAGTACCAAATGTACCTAGAGTTGAT GTACCACTACAGTCAAGAGCTTATGGTTTGGATGTTCCAGCAGGCGTGAGCCATCCTGCTTATGGTTTGGATGTTCCAGCAGGCGTGAGCCATCCTGCTTATGGTTTGGATGTTCCAGCAGGCGCGAGCCATCCTGCTTATGGTATGGATGTTCCAGCAGGCGTGAACCATCCTGCTTTGGTTGGCTTGGGTGCACTGCCAGCTGGAGCTAGGCCGCGGGGACCTAGCCCTTTGGAAGACCCAGCTTTAGTCCAGAGAAGTTCTTCACTTGGCAAAAGTGTCAGTATTCCGGAAGTTGAGCGCCCCAAACCTGTTTTGATCGTCGATCGGCCATCAGAAGATGAATCCAACATTCTTTTTGTTGATGGTCTCCCAACTGATTGCACCCGGAGAGAAGTAGCTC ATTTGTTCCGTCCTTTCGTTGGCTTCAAGGACCTCAGACTTGTGCACAAGGAGCCCAGACGT AGTGGTGACAAGGCTTATGCTCTGTGCTTTGTGGAGTTCAGTGACGCAAAATGTGCAGGGACTGCTATGGAGGCTCTCCAAG AATACCGCTTCGACGAGAGGAAGCTCGACGGCCCATTCCTTAAGATCCAGTTCGCAAGGTTCCCGTTCCGACCTCCGCCAGCCCATGAAGATCGGAAACGCCTTAGCGCTCGCTGA
- the LOC109784979 gene encoding RNA-binding protein 2 isoform X2, giving the protein MAALRGVPNVPRVDVPLQSRAYGLDVPAGVSHPAYGLDVPAGVSHPAYGLDVPAGASHPAYGMDVPAGVNHPALVGLGALPAGARPRGPSPLEDPALVQRSSSLGKSVSIPEVERPKPVLIVDRPSEDESNILFVDGLPTDCTRREVAHLFRPFVGFKDLRLVHKEPRRSGDKAYALCFVEFSDAKCAGTAMEALQEYRFDERKLDGPFLKIQFARFPFRPPPAHEDRKRLSAR; this is encoded by the exons ATGGCTGCTCTGCGAGGAGTACCAAATGTACCTAGAGTTGAT GTACCACTACAGTCAAGAGCTTATGGTTTGGATGTTCCAGCAGGCGTGAGCCATCCTGCTTATGGTTTGGATGTTCCAGCAGGCGTGAGCCATCCTGCTTATGGTTTGGATGTTCCAGCAGGCGCGAGCCATCCTGCTTATGGTATGGATGTTCCAGCAGGCGTGAACCATCCTGCTTTGGTTGGCTTGGGTGCACTGCCAGCTGGAGCTAGGCCGCGGGGACCTAGCCCTTTGGAAGACCCAGCTTTAGTCCAGAGAAGTTCTTCACTTGGCAAAAGTGTCAGTATTCCGGAAGTTGAGCGCCCCAAACCTGTTTTGATCGTCGATCGGCCATCAGAAGATGAATCCAACATTCTTTTTGTTGATGGTCTCCCAACTGATTGCACCCGGAGAGAAGTAGCTC ATTTGTTCCGTCCTTTCGTTGGCTTCAAGGACCTCAGACTTGTGCACAAGGAGCCCAGACGT AGTGGTGACAAGGCTTATGCTCTGTGCTTTGTGGAGTTCAGTGACGCAAAATGTGCAGGGACTGCTATGGAGGCTCTCCAAG AATACCGCTTCGACGAGAGGAAGCTCGACGGCCCATTCCTTAAGATCCAGTTCGCAAGGTTCCCGTTCCGACCTCCGCCAGCCCATGAAGATCGGAAACGCCTTAGCGCTCGCTGA
- the LOC109784978 gene encoding GDSL esterase/lipase APG, which produces MEVRCLLLLAVLLLAGAHGGEAQPLVPGVFTFGDSSVDIGNNDYLHTLIKADFPPYGRDFPNRVATGRFCNGKLATDITADTLGFTSYPPAYLSPQASGKNLLIGANFASAGSGYYDHTALMYHAIPFSQQLEYFREYQSKLTAFAGSSQAKSIISGSLYIVSFGASDFVQNYYINPLLFKTQTVDQFSDRLVSIFVNSAAQLYGMGARRIAVTTLPPLGCLPAAITLFGHGSTGCVSRLNSDSQRFNGKMSAAVSSLAKRYHDLKIAVFDIYTPLYSLVTSPGDQGFTEAKRGCCGTGKVEFTVFLCNPKSVGTCPNATTYVFWDAVHPSEAANQVIADALLVTGIDLVT; this is translated from the exons ATGGAGGTGAGGTGCCTGCTGCTCCTGGCTGTCCTCCTCCTGGCGGGGGCTCATGGCGGGGAGGCGCAGCCACTCGTGCCGGGGGTCTTTACCTTCGGCGACTCGTCGGTGGACATAGGtaacaacgactacctccacaCCCTCATCAAGGCGGACTTCCCTCCCTACGGCAGGGACTTCCCCAACCGTGTGGCCACCGGGAGGTTTTGCAACGGCAAGCTGGCCACCGACATCACTG CTGATACCCTGGGGTTTACTAGCTACCCGCCGGCGTATCTCAGCCCGCAGGCGTCAGGGAAGAACCTTCTGATCGGCGCCAACTTCGCGTCTGCTGGATCCGGCTACTACGATCACACGGCACTTATGTAT CATGCCATCCCTTTCTCCCAACAATTGGAGTACTTCAGGGAGTACCAGTCCAAGCTGACGGCGTTTGCTGGGAGCAGCCAGGCCAAGTCCATCATCAGCGGCTCGCTGTACATCGTCAGCTTCGGTGCAAGTGACTTCGTCCAGAACTACTACATCAATCCTCTGCTCTTCAAGACCCAGACCGTCGACCAGTTCTCGGACCGCCTCGTCAGCATCTTCGTCAACAGCGCGGCA CAACTTTACGGCATGGGAGCGCGGCGCATCGCGGTGACCACGCTGCCACCCCTGGGCTGCCTCCCCGCAGCGATCACGCTGTTCGGGCACGGGAGCACCGGGTGCGTGTCGAGGCTCAACAGCGACTCCCAGAGGTTCAACGGGAAGATGAGCGCCGCCGTCAGCTCGCTGGCGAAGCGGTACCACGACCTCAAGATCGCCGTCTTCGACATCTACACGCCCCTGTACAGCCTCGTCACCTCTCCTGGAGATCAAG GGTTCACGGAGGCGAAGCGGGGATGCTGCGGGACGGGGAAGGTGGAGTTCACGGTGTTCCTCTGCAACCCCAAGTCGGTGGGGACGTGCCCGAACGCGACGACCTACGTGTTCTGGGACGCCGTCCACCCATCGGAGGCGGCCAATCAAGTGATCGCCGACGCGCTCCTCGTCACCGGCATCGACCTCGTCACATAA